A window of Rhipicephalus microplus isolate Deutch F79 unplaced genomic scaffold, USDA_Rmic scaffold_107, whole genome shotgun sequence genomic DNA:
gcacgctaagttggggaagaacgatttgccctgctctttgagaagctgctccgagttgttggagaaaagataaggaaaacgatcatttagcgcggcagacacagctgcttcggtgcgaagcttaccgaacgggccttcaatgacaaccgtggcgattggtaagcgaacactctgcacctcggcgacttgcctgatccacgcgcattctcctgtgaagtcatccggagacaccaatgaaggatggacaacgtccatggttgccgctgagtctctaagtgctcggcacgttttctcattgaccctaatttcttggagatacggctccaacaaccgaatgtttttttctgattctcggatcgttgcgaaggcaaacttttcctgacagtttctcgcgatgtgcccttcctttttacagttgtagcagattagcggcttccgtttgttgtCCGATTCagatgcctgtgtggtagaaacctcactcgatttctccgcttctgtttgcccttcccctacactgtccttcgtaagagacgggtcctttttgaaattacggtgcggaacgggtttccgttgatcaggtttccttgaaaagccctctttcctttcatccttttcaacgcgcgctgccctgctatgcaactttcggcgagtataatactcctcagctaactcagctgccttgtttaactgtacgtccccaagtctgtcctgcagccaaagtttgacatcctcctcgatgcagcggtagaattgctccaatgcaacgcattccaccactttatcgcggtcgtcataaacaccttcgcccttgagccattcaatcaaatcggctttaagacgaaacgcgaagtcaacgtgtgactcattccccttttcagcataccggaacctttgcctgaaagcctcgggtgacaacttataacgtctcaagagcacttccttaacctcgtcatagctctcaaacgcttccctcgacaagcaagttatcgcgtcggacacttcgccgggaagaagagctagtaggttccgcgcccaaagagaccgctccaaagcgtttcgctcacagacgtgttcaaacttgacgagatacttcgccatgtcctcgcctactacgaacggtggcagttggtcccgaattctaaaaccgctgacctgaatcgtcggagaagctacgctaggcgcctgcgaacactgtaggattgccaattctagtcgtttcaactctaggcgctcttgtctctcggcctcctcgcgctcgctacgttctacttctcgcctttcagcctcctcacggcgtgctttaatatccacccaggcctcatcgacttcctcagccgacactccctcatccttcatgatctcaaggatcgcttgctttcgtttcgcgcggcccaaagtaatgccgagttcctcacaaatttcgatgagttccttcactttaaggttctccatcgttcacactagcctcttgctgtttgcccctgttaacaatttacttgccgtacccactataagtcaactagcaagacgcgcaagcaatttttcactctcccgtgtttaccccctccgcattaactttggtttcaaagcacttcgactttgcttgaaacgatcaaagctcactctaatgcttcacacagcccttctctaaactactacaacctgagctagagtagtctggtgaactgaggggaaaacatcaggcactcaccgcatcgatgtcgctgacgccggccgatcccgcagctgccaaccactgttgcgaacgactggaccgatcccgccgaagccaccactgttgcgaacgacggacgccaacacggcctcgaaggcgccactgcttccaacttcgccgggaaggtcaccagccgtttggtagcgtatgtttatcagctcgcgactgcttctgcgcagagctgataagacgagcggacgagacgacggtgagttaaacaaggtttatgtacagcatatatacagaggcgttacaatttcggcactggggccgacagagactcgaagagccgagctcttctctctaacacatagatcagcctttcgcctaagatcgctgactcacacacatgtcggctctccgacatggggactcctctctcgtaggacctccgatcgcgacgcgccgcagggcttcttttatttacaccgggtccaaccaaaatgtccaatcagaagcgccgctggtcgtcagggcagattccgccaatgggggtcgccgcgccatgcgtcagaccacccgacacgcggacgccggctcgctgtcacgcgcgcagctgactcaacgcacgtgggccagggaggcgccgcgcgtgttcactccgtcgagttgatcgcgccaggcgactgcgggctggccttgacccagattgcctttttcagaggcacggtcgtttgacgaggactcgctggcataacaatagTCCACTTGACGAAGTTCCCACTCCCGTGAAGGTATATGCACAGCAGCAATGGGGCATGCACATATACATGCGCGAACAAAAATACAGTTTTATACATGTATACAATTGCAGCGATGTGTATTTCGGCTAACGAGAGAAACGCGAAAGGAAAggagaaacgaaggaaaaaaaacacacacacacgcagagcATGTCCATGGTCCTCGCtcttaaaaaaaggaaaaaataacaAGAACGTACATATGCGTAAACAACCCTATATATTGAAACACATACACGCGAGCATATATTTACGCAGAAAAATATCCATACATTTGTTTAAAACTAGAATTTCCGGAGCGCGGTTTTGTGCATGTATGTCTTTTCGAAATCTCTGAATAAAACCTATCCAAAAATTTTGAACAGTTTCTCGGGACATGTATAAGGTCTAGTCGCTTATACATTTTATTATATATGCATATGTTAAACACAGAAGACGGGTGGTGGCTATTCAGTATGGTAAACGTTCGAAGTGCAGATAGATTTGGAGCAATTGTATCGTAGGAATTCTATTGACATCTGTGAAAATAAGTTCTTCTGACCGTAGGATATTCTCCGCCCATGGTCGGTTCGCCGCACAACGCACGTATCACGTCGTTTTGGCGCGAACACGTGATTAGTTGCGTGGCGATGCGTGACTTTGGTCACGTGACTATAGGATTACTTCATTTTAGCCACTTGGCTAGCTGTTACCCGTCTTTTTGACAAGCATATACCACGTACGTGTTTAGCCGTTATACATGGTTTAGTCTGGAACGTGCGCCACGTGACTATAGCTGTTATGATGTGATTCTAGTCACGCACATAAAGCCACGTCATTCTTAGTCCCGTGATCGGTTCTTACGAGATGTTAACCTACACGCCCATAATACTTATTGTGTTCTGCGCCGGACAAAATGGCGCATGTGTTGCGGGAGTGACACGTAAGTTGAAGAGGACGAATCGAGTGCGTATAGCGGTTCGTGATCTTGATAATTCctgaaggcgaagctttaggatcCCCTAATTTTCTAAACACGTGTAAATTAAATGCGATGCAATTGTTATGCCGAGTGAAGGAGAATACAGTCCTTCCGGCTGTCACCACGAAAATTGCGCTTTTGCAATGCCTCCGAACATTGCAAGCTGTCTGCACCTATCCTTGGTTTGCCTTGCCTCCGCAATGGGCTCATGTTTAACCAAGCGTGGCGTCACTATGACGTCACAAAATTTGGTTTCTGTGATGTGATCATGCATGGCATTATATGTTGGCGTCATCGCGTGTGatgtcttttatttattttttattcgcTCGTGTTGGCGCCGTCTATGTGGAACGCCGACGGTCAATTTGGGTGGTTGGTGAGACACCGAAGACTATCGCCTCAAAGAATGACGCCATTTGTACTCTGGGCATAAGGCTGAAACCGACTGCGGAGCTGGGCCCAGGGGACTCTTTTGcatctctttatttttctttttttttctttctcgataTTTATCCTCCTCtgttttgtcccctttcctttcTTTGTCTCTCTGTCTATTCATTTCTGTCCGTATAGGCGCACTTCAGTCTTTTTTCTTATATCTTAATtacctttctctctttctcttccaaTTTCTATATCTTTGTTTCTCCCACTTTCTGTCTGTATTTttctcagttcttttttttttcattttccccatccctacactttttttctctctgcacCCCTTGTACCGCCCATCCGAATTGATGCATCCTACTCTGGACGAACCGGCGCAGCGGGAGAGCAGGCGCCGGACTGACATGTCAGGCTAACGCTGCAGAAGATAAAGGACAGGGAGAAAATAGCGCACACCGACATTATGATGATCGTTACTTGCGTAAATCACAAGTCGCACAAAAGGTGGGCACAACAGATTCGCTGAATATCTTTCCAGCTGAACCGGGCTTCGTATACCGAGGTACAGAAACCAGGTGAGGCGCTGAAAGTCTGCAGTGCCTCCGATCACGGAGTCAGGGCAGAACCTCGTTGGGCGCACAAGGATTTTGGTTTGGAGGGGGTGGGCTTTAGGGAGGGGAAGCGGCAGatcaatacatcgactgagaatGAAAATAAGGTTGCTTTCACCTTAGAGTCGTCTTAGGCTAATGCATAAGGGGTACTGGCATAGCCAGGAGATGCAACACCGAGCCGAGCGCGTGTTCCcttcctcgcccccccccccccccctagaaagttttttttttttgccatggcttACAGAGCGAAAAATTACCATTCCAAGGGTGTGTCCCCTTTCCAAAATCAAAAATgggcccctccccccccccccccccaaaaaaaaaatatatgcctaCGCCCCTGATAAGGGACTCGTGAGTTTCATTATATGTAATTCGCAAGCGTGTGTACCTTCCAAGCAAACGTCTTTACTTTCAGCCCTTCAGTTTAAGTATGCTGAGTGTATAGTCTGACCTAAATACTTTTCCGTCCATCTTTTCTTTGGTGCACAGCAGAGCCCGCGTCAGTCGAAGCTGGAGAAAGCCGACATCCTCGAGATGACCGTGTGCCACTTGCAAGCCCTGCACCGGCAGCGAAGAACAGGTTGGTGTACGCTCTGTTGTTTCTCCCACTCATGTATGTCACCATCTGCTGTATGCCCCGGTGTAACGGCAGCATACCGGGCTTTTCCACCTGGTTAACCTCACGGgatttcatctatctatctatctatctatctatctatctatctatctatctatctatctatctatctatctatctatctatctatctatctatctatctatctatctatctatctatctatctatctatctatctatctatctatctatctatctatctatctatctattcgcaaTATTCATGACCTCATCTAGTTCTTTCTTTCTCATCTACCGCTCTCCTATCTGTAGTCATCGCCATCATCAGTTGTATTAATCACAACAATACCTGACTATTATATTGGCTAATACACCTGTGTAACACTGTAGTGCATTTTTCGCAACTTGTTTGGTTTGCTCGTATCTGCTGCGTCAAGCCAGTTAAATGGTACCactgccatagagtttctcaaatttaactagagggcactctggcgctgcgatcgttcagcgaccataggaatgatgggtagtacacacatttacctagtcttcgtacttgcgggtggcgaatcataCTTGTGGCCTCATTTACTgatgtgtttcgattttgttttgaaagaaagattcaactcttttgaacttcgtgactcaATTTGAAAAGgtatttcgaaaaaaaataaggtggtgaagcgcaatcgctgaacatttgccgatttttgtttcgtgagaaaacagcttcaagccacacgaacacacacggggccaagagcaggccagaagtacgaagtttagacaaatgtgtgtactaaccatcattcccatgctcgctgaagcgctgtgcattgcagctcccatagacactagcgccagagttccctctagtgtgtatTGGTAAACTCTATGACCACTGCCTCTTTGAAAAGTATTGGGCCTTCTGTGCAGCCCGCCTCCTGGACGACCCCGAGGTTCGCCACAAGTTCCGTGCGGGCTTCGAGGAGTGCATCCTCGAGATCCGCCGCTTCCTGTGCTCGCTGgccgagcagcagcaccagacgACCCCGTGCTTCGACCCCGTGGCATCTCGCGAACGCATCTTGGGACATCTGCAACGACGGGCCAGGGAAATCCAGGACCCCGATGGGGCCCTTGCGCAGTGCACTTCAGCGCCGGCAGGTCCCGACGCCTCCAGCGATCCGCCTGTTCGGACTTCGCGGCGACTCATTCCCAACGAAGCCTCCACTCCAGGTAACACGTCACAGTATACCTTCCATATGTCACTGCGTACATCTTTGGCACAGCGACCGCTGTGGAAGCTCAGAGGCTTATGGGGATGTTTACGATATTCAACAAGAGGCCAAGGGCACGATTCCTGGCCACGATGGCCGTATTTTGATGGAAACAAAATGTAAAATGAAAACTAATATTTAGTTCGCTCGTTGTCAGTGTCATTGGTGCCTTGTTAAAACCACACTATACCTAACCTGCATAACTGAAAGTAGAATTTACAAGTTTAAAATCGCCCACTCTCTCACGTGTCATTAAATCATCTACCCGGATATCTCGAGGTATTGACTCTCTTGAAATACACGCACAATAGTACTATCCATGCAGCGTTAGTGAGGATTAACGGTATGCGTACAGAAGTGCTAACACTACGGTTCTCGGAACACTCGCACCCGCAGAGTCCAACCACAGCTCCCTGGACGCGACGGCCTCGAGCGATGAGCTGGCCTCGGAGACGTCGTCCTCGAGGTCTCCCTCGCCGTCCGACGTCGTCGTGTCCCACGCTGACGTGCGGTTGCGGCCCAAGAGGCTTCGCAACGGGGACCTGGTGCTCGTGCTACCGAGAGACCTGGTCGCCAACGCCAGGATCGTCGCCGCGGCGGCCCCGACCGCAGAACCCGACGTCAAGCAGCCCACTTCGCAGTCGCAGGCCTCGACGTCGTCCGTGTTGGACGCTCGGGAAGTTCCCGCGGCGTCGACGTCGCCCGAGGTCTCGTCGTCCACGTCGTCCGCGTCTGTGGTGGCCGAGGAAGTGATCTCGCCTCCAGTAGCTTTACCATCTGTGTCCTCCTCACCCACTTCTTCCACGTCATCCTGTTCCCTCCCTTCGTCGTTGCCAGTTGCACCTGCGGTCGAAGGAATTTCACATGATGACGTCTGGAGGCCTTGGTGACGAAAGTCGCGTCGCCGGTTTTCCATAGAACGCCGTGCATCATGCTTAAAAGGCTGTAAAAAACTGTAACGTGCACCCTCTCGTGGCAGGGGCGTGAACTAGCGTAAGGTGTTCGTCCGCCGCGTAAACATCGACGCAGAGTCATACTCGTGAGTCTCGTTGATTTGTGACGTCATCTATGCAGAAGTCGCAAATTATGCTGCCGTCTCCGAATCCATTGGTATAAAGTTGGTTCGTGCTGTGGAAAGTGTGTTATCGCGATATGCGTTTGCAGCCCCAATCGCCCGCCGCCGTTTGCCGTAATTTGAACAAGGCAATTCAACTTGTGCTGGTTTCCAAGCCACAGGCGAGTACGTTTGATTCAATGAAATGCTTTTATTAAGTTTCATTGATTTATTATTAGAACAGTACTTTTACCTTTACGCATGATTGAAGAAGGAGTGGAATTGCCTGAAGTTGCTTTGTTGGGAGCAAATTATTACTGTAGTCCTGTGGAAACGACCACGTTGCCCTTGTCTCTTCAGCCAGTCACTGTGCAATGAAACTTGCTTTATCATTTTGTCAATGCGATACCTTTGGTACTTATCTGTGCAGACTGTCTGTGCATGCGCAAGCTGGTGAACAAAACAATACATATATAGTTTACAAGTCTTAGCTGAATTGTGCCTGCTGCTTTGTTGGCGTGTACAATCGAACTCCTGTATATTCGAAAAAGCGTACATTGTGTTAGAATAGAGtgtctcataaacatatggtggttttgggacgttaaaccccacatataatcatTGTGTTAATATAGGCATGACACTGCAAGACGTCGTCTTCCAATCATTTTCGTTTCGGATATCCAAATCTATGCTTCCAAGCAAGGGTGTTCGACGAACACACTGATAAATGTTCGTCTTCTGGCCTTGTGTTCTGTCAACTACGATTCGGGGCTGCTAGGCCACGGTATCTATAAGAAGACTTTATTTGACACATGATTGTGCTGCTGTTTCTGTGTTTCGTGTCACTGCTGTCTCCCCACAAGTGACGCAGGTATGTCGGACAAGCTTTCAGGAAGGAAAAGGGGGAATAATTTTGACACCATCAAACAAATCAACTGAACCCTGGTGCAACTCGTTTAGCTCTCAGGGCATGCTGAAGACGCATAAGAAAATTAAACGCAGATCGTATGCAGAGTATAGAACAAGCTGGTAATAAGCTAAGTACAGTTTTCGCAAACTGAAATAGTTATCTGGAAGCTCATGGCGATCTTTATACAACAAGCCGATGGGTTCACGGCGCGTGTCAAGTAATAAACATATAaaagtacactctaaaaaagacTGAGAGTATAGCTGTTACTCTTTCTGGGGAGTGCAGAATGGCCTCTGCACTCTGTTGCTCTATTTGGGAGTGTCCATTCTTCGAAAGAAGTGTAGTGGTCTCCATCCAGATTAAAGGCAACGGGTATACCTGCCAAGATTCACATGTGTGGTAAGGCATGAACCACCAAAAGGTTACAGGACCATCATCATGGTCTTTCTCATCATGGTGTAATTTGAAGGCGGTCAAAACTTTATATTAAAATTGTTACAAGTTAGTGACATGATTGTCTACTTAATGCCTAATTTAATGTCTACTTAATGTCATGAATGCCTAATTTATTTGTCTGCAAAATCATAAGTTTTCTGTTCAGTCATGCGCATTAACATCCAGCAGGGCTTCagaacattaaagaaaaaaaaacattttaataCTACCGTTTCTTTCG
This region includes:
- the LOC142790449 gene encoding uncharacterized protein LOC142790449, translated to MPVASGASPPSPMASGAESKTGGRRVSKPLMEKRRRARINRCLNQLKAFLVDPSKPESPRQSKLEKADILEMTVCHLQALHRQRRTARLLDDPEVRHKFRAGFEECILEIRRFLCSLAEQQHQTTPCFDPVASRERILGHLQRRAREIQDPDGALAQCTSAPAGPDASSDPPVRTSRRLIPNEASTPESNHSSLDATASSDELASETSSSRSPSPSDVVVSHADVRLRPKRLRNGDLVLVLPRDLVANARIVAAAAPTAEPDVKQPTSQSQASTSSVLDAREVPAASTSPEVSSSTSSASVVAEEVISPPVALPSVSSSPTSSTSSCSLPSSLPVAPAVEGISHDDVWRPW